CCTCCGAATCGGCTTGGCGCTTCTCCTCTCGGAGCGCGTCGAACGTCGGCACGTTCCGTTCGTGCGGTTCGAGGTCCAGCAGGTCGAAGACGCGTTCGAGTCGCTCGACGTGGGTCTCGGTCTGCTCGCGGTGGTGGGAGAATCCCTCCACGAGGTTCGACTCGGTCGCGCTGGTCTGGAGTTCGTCGAGCATGTCGGTCAACTGCCGCTCGGCGTAGTAGATTCCCTGCAGTTCGTACGTGAACAGGTCCTCGGGCGTGTCGAGAGCCATTTCCCCACGTATAACCCGTTCACGTCCTTAGCTGTTGTTGCGGATTTCTCCCCCGCATCTCGGGCGCGTCTCGCGTTTCTACGCCGACGACTCGCGGTTCGAGACCAACGACTCACGTTTCGACGCGAACGCTCGTGGTTCGAGACCGACGACTCGCGTTCCGACGCCAGCGTTTTCACGAATGCCGTCGTCGGAGGTTCCATGGCCGACTCGAAGTCGCAGACCGCGCTGAAAGTCGGGGGTATCGTGGTCGGGGCGCTCGTCGCGTTCGTCGTCGTCGTGCCGCTTCTGCCGGTCGTCCTCGAGTTCGCGGTGGGAATCTTCCGGGGGTTCTTCGACGCTATCGTCCCCGGCGGACGGACGTACGAGTAGCCCGCAAACCGATTTTGGAGGGGGACGACCGAACTGGCTACTCGTGCTGTGCCTGACGCGATTCCAGTACTGGACGATTGGCACTGGCTCCCGCCTCTCCGCACTACTCACTCAACCCACGACCCGACCCAACCCGACGACCACCGACACAAACGATAATCCACTGATACAGCCAACATTTATTTCTAAAACGTGTCTAAATATTGCTCGAACTTACTCTCCACCGGACCCCCGACTCAGCAGTGCTCCGACGACCACACCGAGACCAAACAGCGCGAGCGACCGCCGCCGCCGGTCCGCGAACCGCACGAACTTCGTTCCGTCGTCGGAGATTACGAGCGCACCGACCGGCGTGGCGGCCGCACCGCCGCCGCCACCGCCGCCAGTGCCGCCCTCGCTACCGCCGTCGGTCGTCTCCGCGTCGTGACTCTCGCCGTATCCGCCGCCGAACCCGAACGCGACGCGTGCGACGGGAACGACCGTTCGGTCGCCGCGTTCTACCGGGTCGCCGAAGACCGACCGGACGTTCGCGCTCTCCTGTAATCGCTCTACGATGGACTCTATCTGCGTGACGCTCATCGGTGTTTCTCCGTAGACTGGTCCGACGCCGAGGAACTAAGAGGCTCGCTCCGTCCCGAATTTCGACGCGAACGCTCACCGGACTTCGTAGGTGTCGTGTTCCGCGAGGAACCGGCCGAGGTCGGCGGTCTGGCGGTAGTCGGTCGCCCGCAGGTCCGACAGCGACGAGGCGAGTCGCTCCCCGTCGCCCGCTTCCCACTCGGTCGGTTCGCGCACGGGAACCACCAGAAAACCGCGGCCCGGCACGTGGTCGCCGTGCAGGTCGGCCATCCGGTCGCCGTCGCTCACCGCCTCGCCGTCCGTCGAGTCGCCCGCCGCGTCGAGTAGCGCCTCCCGCGCCGCGTAGGTCCGCAGGACGTGGCGGGTCGCACGTTCGCCGACCGGCAGGAGGACGTGGGCCGCGATGGCGCGCAACTCGGCGTCGAAGAACGGTTCGAGTCGGTCGTAGTCGTCCTCGGTCGGAGCGCTCCCCTCGGGCAGACAGCACGCGTGGCGATAGCTCAGGAAGAGGTCGGCGACCGCCGGTTCGTCGCTGTAGGCGTCGCCGACGAGTCCGACCTCGTTCAGGACCGGTTGGAGGCGCTCGCCCGCGACGCTCCCGGTGAACGGAACGCCGGTCTCTCGTCCGCCGTGGACGCCCGGATAGTCGCCGACGAGGTGGAAGTCGGCGTTGGCGTCGCCGTAGCCGAAGACCGAACTGACGCCCGAGTCGCACTCGTGGCGACAGGGCGGGCGCATGCCGAACGGATTGCTCGTTCTGTCCGTGACGTTCTTCACGGGGCCGAGTAGTACGCTGGCGGTTAAGTCCGCCCCGGTTTCGGTAGGCGTTACGCGTCGTCCGTTCGCACTCGCTCGTCGGCGTCACCGCGCCGGGTCGAGCAACTGCACCGGATGCCGGGTCGGGCGCCCGAGCAGGGAGTCGAGTTGCTCCAGACAGGAGGTTCCGCTCGCGACGACGAGGCGGTCTGCGGCGTCGGGCGCGGTGAACTGGTCGCGCAACTGCTCGCCGACGGCCACGCTCAACTCGTAGTACTCGGACTTGTAGCCGAAGCTCCCGGCCATGCCGCAACACTCCACGTCGGACGTGACCACGTCGTAGCCCGCCGCCTCCAGCACCGCCGTCGTGTACGGTTCGAGGTCGAGCGTCCGCTGTTGGCAGTGGCTGTGGTACGCGACTTCCGCGCCGCCGCCCGCCGTCAGCGCGTCCGCGTCGCCCGCGCCCTCCTCGCCGAGCAGGCCGTAGACGTACTCTAACACCTCGTAGCTCCCGTCGGCGAGCGCCGCGCGGCGCTCGCCGTCGAGGAACTTCTCGTACTCGCGCTCGAACATGGCGAGGTCGCTCGGTTCGATTACCACCACGTCGCGTCCCGTCTGGATGTGGTCGAGGAGCGCGGGCGCGACTTCCTCGGCGCGGCGCTCCGCGGTGGCTATCATCCCTTGCGAGAGCGGCGCGCGACCCGACGAGGCAACCTCGGGAACCCTGACCCCGACGCCCAACGCCTCCAGCACTCGGACCGCGGCCTTCCCGCGTTCGACCTGCACGTGGTTCGTGTAGAGGTCGGGGTAGAGGACCGCCTCGCGCTCGGCCGCCGAGGGCGAAACTCGGGACCCGCCGCGGGCCTCGAACCAGTCCACGAGCGTCTGCGACCGGAACTCCGGCAACTCGCGCCGCCGGTCGATGCCCAGCACGCGCTCCATCGCCCAGCGGACCGGGGGCGCGTCGGCCAGCCAGTTCGACGCCGGAGCCAGCGCCGACCCGATCTTCGCCACTGTCTCGAAGTTGCCGAAGAACCGCTTCTGAAGGCTCAGACCTCCCGGTTCCTCGTCGGGCGTCAGCCCCTCCACCAGCCAGTCGAACTCGCCGTCCCCGATTTCCTCGCCGCCCTCGCCCCGATTGATGCGGTCCCGGACCACCGTGTTTATCCACGGGATGTCGATTCTGACCGGGCACTGGTTCACGCAGCGCGAACACCCCGTGCAGAGGTCGTTGAACTCCGCGGCGGTGTCGAGTCCCTCGACGCCCGCCTCCCACCCGGTGGCGATGCCCCCGGAGTAGGTCTCGCCGCCGAAGGCGTGGCCGCCGACCGACTGGAAGTTGGCGCAGGAGTTCGCGCAGGCCGAACACCGGATGCAGTAGAGCGTCTCGCGCAACTGGTCGTCCTCGCGCATCGCCGTCCGACCGTTGTCGACGAGGACGAGGTGAAACTCCCGGTCGTCGCTCCCTGCCTCCGAGAGCGGCGTCTCGTCGTCCTCGAAATCGACGGTCGGCGAATCGACCGGCGGGGTGAACAGCGAGACGTAGGAGGTGATGTCCTGCCCGGTCCCCGAACGACCGATCAACTCCACGAACGGTTGGAGGTCGGCGACCGACGGAATCAGTTTCTCGACGCCCGCGACGGCGACGTGCGTATCGGTCGCCTGAATCGTCTTGCGGGCGTTGCCCTCGCTGGTGACGAGCGCCAACGTGCCCGACTCGGCCGCGACGAAGTTCGCGCCGGTCATCCCGACTTCGGCCTCCTCGATGCGCTCGCCGAGGTACTCGCGGGCGAACCGGGTCAGTTCCTCGGCGGTTTCGAGGGGTTCGTCCAACTCGAAGTGCGCGTCGAACAGGTCGGCGATTCCCTCGCGGGACTTGTGGATGGCGGGCGCGACGATGTGACTCGGGGCGTCGTCGGCGACCTGCAGGACGAACTCCCCGAGGTCGGTCTCCCAGACCTCCGCGCCCCGCGCTTCGAGGTGTTCGTTGACCTCGATTTCCTCGGTGGTCATCGACTTGCTCTTGACCACCGTCTCGGCGTCCCGGTCCTCGACGACTTCCGCGACGTATCGGTTCGCGTCGGCGGCGTCGTCGGCGAGATAGACCGTGCCGCCGTTGGCCTCGACGCTCTCGCGGACTTGCGCTATCAGTTCCGGCAGGCGCTCGATTGCGTCCTCTTTGATGGCCCGCGCCTCGGCTTTCAGCTCCTCGTAGTCGTCGAGTCCGGCGACCGACTCGTACCGGCCGTCGTTGAATCCGCGGGTGTTCTCGGCGACCGACGCGCCCTCCTCGGCGAGCAACCGGCGGATTTCGGCGGCCTTCGCCTTCCGTGATTCGGAACTCATCTGTCTTCCAGCACGATTACGTGGACTTCTCTCGGGCCGTGCGCGCCCGTCACGAGTGCGCCCATGTCGGCCGTCGCGCTCGGACCCGTGGCGATTACGGCATCGTCTTTTCCGTCTTCGACCGCCCCCGCGAGTCGGTCGAACGCGGCGGGCATGTCCGCCACGAGGTCGCTCGCGGCGAGGACCGCGACGTGACGCTCGGGGTAGAGGCTCACCGGTTCGACGCCCGACGGGTCGGGCCGCAGGACGACCGACCCGTAGTCGGCGACGGCGAACGCGGCCGGGGTGACGCCGGTCGCCGCGGCGTCGAGTTCCGCCGGCGTCGGGTCCGCGTTCACGTCGGTCTCGTCGAGCGACACGCCCTCGTACGGGAGTTCGACGCCGACCGCGGGGTCGTCCGCGGCCTCGACGACTGCGGCGTCGAACTCGGCGGCCGTCGTCCGCGATTGCGTCACGCCGAGGTCCCGAAGCGAATCCTCGAACTGGTCCGCTACGTCTGCGCTCATGACTCGACGTTGCGACGCGGCCACATTAAACGTTCCACGGGGTCGCGGGGGCGGACCGACCACGGATTTATGCGCTCCACCTGCTAACGGACCTGTATGGCCATTCGACCGAACGACTCCCCCGACCCCGCCGACCGCGGGGACTACGACTACCGGAACGAGGAGGTGGCGCGCCCCGACCTGATGGCCGCCCTCGACGCGCGCGTCGAGGGCGACGTCCGGTTCGACACCTACACCCGGCAGTTGTACGCGACCGACGCCAGCATCTACGAGAAGACACCCATCGGCGTCGTCTTCCCGACCGACACCGACGACGTGGCCTCGGTCGTCGCGTACTGCGCCGACGAGGAGATTCCGGTGCTGCCGCGGGGCGGCGGCACGAGTCTCGCCGGCCAGACCGTCAACGAGGCGGTGGTCCTCGACTTCACCCGACACATGGACGGTCTCGTGTCCTTCGACGCCGACGCGGCGGTCGCCCGCGCCCAACCCGGCATCACGCTCGGCGAACTGAACGCCGAACTCGCGCCCCGCGACCTGAAGTTCGCGCCCGACCCCGCGTGGGGCGACAAGAGCGTCCTCGGCGGAGCCATCGGCAACAACTCGACCGGCGCGCACTCGCTGAAGTACGGCAAGACCGACGCCTACGTCGAGGAGTGCGAGGTCGTCCTCGCCGACGGCACCGTGACGACCTTCGGCGAGGTCGAAGTCGAGACGCTCCGGGAGGGGGGCGACCCCGAGGGCGACCTCGAAGCCCGCATCTACGCCGAAGTCGCCCGAATCCTCGACGAGGAGAGCGAAGAAATCGAGGCGCGGTACCCCGACCTGAAGCGCAACGTCTCCGGGTACAATCTGGACGCGCTCGTCGAGGACGCCCGCGAGGGGAGCGAGGCAGGCGAGGGGACCGTCAACCTCGCCAAACTGGTGGCGGGGAGCGAGGGCACGCTCGCGGTCGTCACCGAGGCGACGGTGTCGCTCGAACCCGTGCCCGAGACGAAGGCGGTCGCGCTCCTGACCTACGCCGACGTTCTCGACGCGATGGAGGACGTCGAACCCATACTCGACCACGACCCTGCCGCGGTCGAGGTGATGGACGACGTGCTGTTGGACCTCGCGGCCGAGACCGACGAGTTCGCCGACGTGGTCGGGATGCTCCCCGACGGGACCGACTCGGTCCTCCTCGTGGAGTTCTACGCCGAGGACGACGCGGCGGGCCGCCGGAAGGTCGCGGACCTCGTGGCCGACCGAGTGCCGGACGCGACCACCGAGGCCGACCCGAGCGACGGCGCGACCGGAATCACCGACGCGCCCCGAAACGCGCTGGGGGCGATGGAGGCCCACGACGCCGACGAACGCGCCCGGTTCTGGAAGATGCGCAAGTCCGGGCTTCCCATTCTGCTGTCGAGAACCTCGGACGCCAAACACATCTCGTTCATCGAGGACACCGCCATCCCGGCCGGGAACCTGCCGGAGTTCGTCGCCGACTTCCACGACATCCTCGACGCCCACGACACGTTCGCCAGTTACTACGCCCACGCCGGTCCCGGCGTCCTCCACATCCGACCGCTGGTGAACACGAAGACCGAGGGCGGCGTCGAGACGATGGAGTCCATCGCCGACGCCGTGACCGACCTCGTCGTGAAGTACGGCGGGTCGGTCTCGGGCGAACACGGCGACGGTCGCGCTCGGACCCAGTGGAACCGGAAACTCTACGGTGACGACCTCTGGCGCACGTTCCGCGAGTTGAAGACCGCGTTCGACCCCGACTGGCTACTCAACCCCGGGCAGGTCTGTGGCTACGTCGAGTCCGAGCAGTTGCCGCCCGACGCGCCGGAGCGCGCAGCCGCCGCCGACATGACCGAGAACCTGCGGTTCGACCCCGAGTACGACTTCGACGCGGGGTTCGACCCCGAACTCGACTGGGAGAACGAGAACGGCTTTCAGGGGATGGTCGAACTCTGTCACGGCTGTGCCGGTTGTCGCGGCGACCAAGAGACCACCGGCGGCGTGATGTGTCCGACCTACCGGGCGGCCGACGAGGAGATGACTTCGACCCGCGGCCGGGCGAACATGCTCCGGCAGGCGATGAGCGGGGACCTGCCGGAGGACGAACTGTTCACCGACGAGTTCGTCGACGAGGTGCTGGACCTCTGTATCGGGTGCAAGGGGTGCAAGCACGACTGCCCGAGCGGGGTCGACATGGCGAAACTGAAGGCCGAAGTCGAACACGAACACCACCAGCGCGAGGGCGCGGGCCTCCGCAGTCGGCTGTTCGCCCGGACCGAGACCCTGCTCTCGGTCGGGAGCGCCTTGGCACCCCTCTCGAACTGGGCGACGAAGCTCCCCGGCGCGCGCACCGCGATGGAGAAACTCGTGGGCATCGCCAGCGAGCGGAGCCTCCCCGAGTTCCACCGCGAGACGCTCCGTGACTGGTACGCCGACCGGGGTCCCCGGGTCCCGGCCGACGAGGCCGACCGCAGGGCGATGCTCGTCGCCGACCCGTACACGAACTACGCCCACCCCGAGGTCGGGAAGGCGGCGGTCCGGGCGCTCGAAGCCGCGAACGTCCACGTCCGCATCCCGAACGACGTGACCGACAGCGGTCGCCCCGCGTTCTCGAAGAGCCTCGTGGACGAGGCGCGCGAGACGGCCAGCGAGAACGTCCGAAAGCTCGCGCCCCGAATCGAGGACGGTTGGGACCTCGTGGTCGCCGAACCCTCCGACGCGGTGATGTTCCAGTCGGACTACCTCGACCTGCTCGGGGACGGCCCGCTCGCGGCCGACGCCGAGACGGTCGCTCGGAACGCCTACGGCGTCTGCGAGTACCTCGACGCGTTCCGACTCGACGAGAACGCCGCGTTCGACGCGCCCGACGAGGCGCTGACCTACCACGGCCACTGCCACCAGAAGGCGACCAAGAAGGACCACCACGCGGTCGGCGTCCTCCGGCGCGCGGGCTACGACGTGGACCCCCTCGACTCGGGATGCTGTGGCATGGCCGGGAGCTTCGGCTACGAGGCCGAACACTACTCGATGAGCGAGGCCATCGGCGAAATCCTGTTCGAGCAGGTGGACGACAGCGACGGCGAGACGGTCGTGGCGCCGGGCGCGTCCTGCCGCACGCAACTCGGCGACCGGGACGCGCGGGACGCGGAGCCACCCCATCCCGTCGAGAAACTGGCCGAAGCGGTCGCCGAGTGACGGCGGGTCGGCCCCGACGCTACGCGACTTGAACTCTGGCGCCGCCGCAAAAATCCGCGCTCGCCCGCCGAAAGCAGGAAATCGTCGGCTCTCGCGGAGGGGTCGGCTCTCGCGGAGGGGTCGGCTCTCGCGGAGGGGTCGACTCTCGCGGAGGGGTCGGCTCTCGCGGAGGGGTCGGCTCTCGCGGAGGGGTCGACTCTCGCGGAGGGGTCGACTCTCGCGAGGAGGTCGCTACTCTTCCTCGCCGCTGTTCTTGATGTCGTTCAACTG
The nucleotide sequence above comes from Halorussus limi. Encoded proteins:
- a CDS encoding FAD-binding and (Fe-S)-binding domain-containing protein, producing MAIRPNDSPDPADRGDYDYRNEEVARPDLMAALDARVEGDVRFDTYTRQLYATDASIYEKTPIGVVFPTDTDDVASVVAYCADEEIPVLPRGGGTSLAGQTVNEAVVLDFTRHMDGLVSFDADAAVARAQPGITLGELNAELAPRDLKFAPDPAWGDKSVLGGAIGNNSTGAHSLKYGKTDAYVEECEVVLADGTVTTFGEVEVETLREGGDPEGDLEARIYAEVARILDEESEEIEARYPDLKRNVSGYNLDALVEDAREGSEAGEGTVNLAKLVAGSEGTLAVVTEATVSLEPVPETKAVALLTYADVLDAMEDVEPILDHDPAAVEVMDDVLLDLAAETDEFADVVGMLPDGTDSVLLVEFYAEDDAAGRRKVADLVADRVPDATTEADPSDGATGITDAPRNALGAMEAHDADERARFWKMRKSGLPILLSRTSDAKHISFIEDTAIPAGNLPEFVADFHDILDAHDTFASYYAHAGPGVLHIRPLVNTKTEGGVETMESIADAVTDLVVKYGGSVSGEHGDGRARTQWNRKLYGDDLWRTFRELKTAFDPDWLLNPGQVCGYVESEQLPPDAPERAAAADMTENLRFDPEYDFDAGFDPELDWENENGFQGMVELCHGCAGCRGDQETTGGVMCPTYRAADEEMTSTRGRANMLRQAMSGDLPEDELFTDEFVDEVLDLCIGCKGCKHDCPSGVDMAKLKAEVEHEHHQREGAGLRSRLFARTETLLSVGSALAPLSNWATKLPGARTAMEKLVGIASERSLPEFHRETLRDWYADRGPRVPADEADRRAMLVADPYTNYAHPEVGKAAVRALEAANVHVRIPNDVTDSGRPAFSKSLVDEARETASENVRKLAPRIEDGWDLVVAEPSDAVMFQSDYLDLLGDGPLAADAETVARNAYGVCEYLDAFRLDENAAFDAPDEALTYHGHCHQKATKKDHHAVGVLRRAGYDVDPLDSGCCGMAGSFGYEAEHYSMSEAIGEILFEQVDDSDGETVVAPGASCRTQLGDRDARDAEPPHPVEKLAEAVAE
- a CDS encoding LutC/YkgG family protein is translated as MSADVADQFEDSLRDLGVTQSRTTAAEFDAAVVEAADDPAVGVELPYEGVSLDETDVNADPTPAELDAAATGVTPAAFAVADYGSVVLRPDPSGVEPVSLYPERHVAVLAASDLVADMPAAFDRLAGAVEDGKDDAVIATGPSATADMGALVTGAHGPREVHVIVLEDR
- a CDS encoding LUD domain-containing protein; the encoded protein is MSSESRKAKAAEIRRLLAEEGASVAENTRGFNDGRYESVAGLDDYEELKAEARAIKEDAIERLPELIAQVRESVEANGGTVYLADDAADANRYVAEVVEDRDAETVVKSKSMTTEEIEVNEHLEARGAEVWETDLGEFVLQVADDAPSHIVAPAIHKSREGIADLFDAHFELDEPLETAEELTRFAREYLGERIEEAEVGMTGANFVAAESGTLALVTSEGNARKTIQATDTHVAVAGVEKLIPSVADLQPFVELIGRSGTGQDITSYVSLFTPPVDSPTVDFEDDETPLSEAGSDDREFHLVLVDNGRTAMREDDQLRETLYCIRCSACANSCANFQSVGGHAFGGETYSGGIATGWEAGVEGLDTAAEFNDLCTGCSRCVNQCPVRIDIPWINTVVRDRINRGEGGEEIGDGEFDWLVEGLTPDEEPGGLSLQKRFFGNFETVAKIGSALAPASNWLADAPPVRWAMERVLGIDRRRELPEFRSQTLVDWFEARGGSRVSPSAAEREAVLYPDLYTNHVQVERGKAAVRVLEALGVGVRVPEVASSGRAPLSQGMIATAERRAEEVAPALLDHIQTGRDVVVIEPSDLAMFEREYEKFLDGERRAALADGSYEVLEYVYGLLGEEGAGDADALTAGGGAEVAYHSHCQQRTLDLEPYTTAVLEAAGYDVVTSDVECCGMAGSFGYKSEYYELSVAVGEQLRDQFTAPDAADRLVVASGTSCLEQLDSLLGRPTRHPVQLLDPAR
- a CDS encoding YciE/YciF ferroxidase family protein; protein product: MALDTPEDLFTYELQGIYYAERQLTDMLDELQTSATESNLVEGFSHHREQTETHVERLERVFDLLDLEPHERNVPTFDALREEKRQADSEADAVAVQNALYNHIGRKAERLEITAYEGLLALADAIDVDDEVVDLLEQNRNEDKDALDSLESVSEGAEFQSFIDRLL
- a CDS encoding uracil-DNA glycosylase family protein — its product is MKNVTDRTSNPFGMRPPCRHECDSGVSSVFGYGDANADFHLVGDYPGVHGGRETGVPFTGSVAGERLQPVLNEVGLVGDAYSDEPAVADLFLSYRHACCLPEGSAPTEDDYDRLEPFFDAELRAIAAHVLLPVGERATRHVLRTYAAREALLDAAGDSTDGEAVSDGDRMADLHGDHVPGRGFLVVPVREPTEWEAGDGERLASSLSDLRATDYRQTADLGRFLAEHDTYEVR
- a CDS encoding GerW family sporulation protein, translated to MSVTQIESIVERLQESANVRSVFGDPVERGDRTVVPVARVAFGFGGGYGESHDAETTDGGSEGGTGGGGGGGAAATPVGALVISDDGTKFVRFADRRRRSLALFGLGVVVGALLSRGSGGE